TAATATTCTTAACCAAACATTTTCTATAGAAGAGATGTTGTCCACATTTTCCTCCACTTAGATTTTTTTTCATTGGGTTTTTTCTCTAGTTAGATTTAAATGAGGTGTATTCTTAATAGATATCTAAGAGGGagtgttataaatatttgtggatgtCCATTATCCCTAAACTCTGCTTATTACATAGTTGACTTATAACTCTAATGATTAAATGACTTTTACACTTTGGTAGTGCTCTTAACTTCATATGTTAGTGGTACATTATATTGGACTCTTAGGGTTTGTATGTGAGTTGAATTTGAGGGTTTTAGATGAAAAGACTTTGAGAGGCTAAATATTTCAAGAAATTTGAAAGAACAACAtgataaatatgataaatgaaCATATAATATCACATTGTTTTTtcgatttttataaaatatcaaatatatattaagataTAGTTTGACCTTACAAAGCTATTTCTATGGAAACTCTTAAAAAATCAACTCCTAAATGCACCATAATATTCTAGTAAATTATATGACTAATAACCTATAAATAGAAGTCATGTACAGTGATAAAGTTCACACTTTAAAGAGTTTAATGTAATATACTCTattattcttttgttttctctttttatcttctctctattattttatattttgctacagttttgattaattataataCCTAACTTCTATTTCAAATTCAACATGGTTTATGGATTAATTATAACACCTAACTTCTATTTCAAATTCAACATGGTTTATTATCCCAACAAATTTCATGGATTTTGTAATATCCACGATGAACAATCTATGAAAATAACTCTCCTTAGAATATTTCTTCAATTGACGGCCTGGCCACTACAGTGAAGTGAATTGCTTTGTAGACAATACATGTCCCAAAAATTTCACAGGTAAAACGCCAGCCGCCCCGAACAGCCACCCAaatgacgctttcacacactttctctttctaaaagaaaatatctatctactattaattattagtaattaattaataaacttcCTACACACAAAAACACCTTTCCTAGTTCCTATTACCACAACCACACCCCTCTCCTCCATTCATACCCCTATAAGATTCTCTCATAAAAACAACAATCACAGTAACATCATCAACATCAATGAAAACAACACAAACATCAAACAAATGAAACCCCAACCTCTCCTCACTATTTCATTCCAATCACTCCCTTTTATCTTAATCTaatcctctctctctctctttctcacacacacacacttttTGAAGAGTTATTATCATATAGTGTTAGGGACCAACCCAAACTGTTCAATAGAGTACTCTCTTCTCTTCACTCTCTAGTTGAGTCACTGAGACACAGTAACAGAAACAggaagaacaacaacaacatcatgTCCCTTGAAGAGACTCTAAGATCTCTCTCCCTTGACTACCTCAACCTTCTCATCAACGGCCAAGCCTTCAGCGACGTAACTTTCCAAGTCGAAGGTCGGTTGGTTCACGCTCATCGCTGCATCTTAGCAGCAAGGAGTCTCTTCTTCAGGAAATTCTTTTGTGGACCCGACCCACCGCCGGGTCTTGACCCAACAGGAGGAGGATCTTCTCGGCAATCCAATCCAAGACCCGGTGTTATTCCGGTGAATTCTGTTGGATATGAGGTGTTCCTCCTCCTTTTGCAGTTTCTGTACAGTGGACAAGTTTCTATTGTTCCTCAGAAACATGAGCCTAGGCCTAATTGTGGTGAAAGAGGGTGCTGGCACACGCATTGTTCCTCAGCCGTTGATCTTGCCCTTGACACACTCGCTGCCGCTAGATACTTTGGAGTTGAACAGCTTGCATTGCTCACTCAGgtttactattttatttgtttatctttaaatattttcatttacttaaaataaaacaaaacacaccCTTTCTTTCTCTGATCTATTTGTCTGTGTCTTCTGTTTCTGTGTGTTTCCTGATTTATGTGACCAGTCTTATGTTTTCTGGGTCTTGGGAATATATATGGACAATTAGTGCAAGCGGAGGAAAGGGAAGAGGGTGTGGTTTTTGGAATGTGGGAAGGGGTATTTTCATTTgtactatatttttattcaatttttgagTCCACTTCTTTTTGGGGTTTTGTTCCCCTTCTTTTGGgtaattctttaattttatatataaaaaatcttaagatgcgtgattttttttttttttgataaaattatataacgGAAGGAGGGAAATTTTGATGCATTATTCACCTCTCTTCCAAGAAATTCCTTCATAACATTACAATCCTTGTTGGCTTCTAGATCCGTTTATTCTCATTATTTGCTTTGATAAATACGCACAACTAAATGACTCTTTCTCTTTGCCTTGTGCTTTTTATCTTAAGAATCCTAGCTAGTTTTAAACATGTTCTCACTTTCACTTGGGATTGAGTCTTGAGATTATCAATGTGATTTTggaatttgttttataaaaaatttatatattttatatataattttgtgttTGACGTCCCTTGCCTGATTTCATGTACCATAACTTTGAGTTTCTCGAATTGGTGTGAAAGGATGCATAACGAAGATTTCCAATCTTGTCTTCGGCACAAGGAGCACACAAAATCTTTCCCAAACATGATCGCTTTCCTCATTTGGGCTTGGGATACAAAAGAGAACAAACTAACACCAAAAAACAGCAGTGTCTGCTGCTCAAAACGTATTAATAATTTTCAGCAAACATCCCTTCGACATTTCTTCTCtccctttatttttttcatttttaatttacaaaaccTTCACGCTTTTTCGTCCACCGAGTGTCATGAAAATTTTCCAATAGTCTTTCGAAGCAAATTCACGATTTCTCTAGTGCTTagagttttgaaaaaaatacttttttttttcaattaaaagttTACATGATTCAGGcctcaaaattttattatagtcAGGCAGacgttaaaaaatttattaaaaaatatttaaaaagtaaggaaaaaaaatatttgctctagtttttttttgaattacatGTATTTGGTTTAACTTAGAATTATTTGCATTAACTTTTTAAAGGTATTTGCATTAACTTTTAAAGGTATTTGCATTAAGTTAAAgtttataactattttaaagGTATTtgcatttacttttttttcttttcaaatacaTGTATTTGGTTTAACTTAGAATTATTTGGTTACCACACTCATCATATTCAAGTATCCCTTCTTAACTTTTTCCAAATTGTAAGAACATGGGAAAATTTTGAGGCCAAAATTTTGGGTTTCGcttcattcatttattttatttgttaatttattgattattaatttttttcttatttaactCGCGTTGCTTAATACATTTGGGGTTGATACTTAACAGAAGCAACTAGTGAGCACGGTAGAGAAAGCTTCAATAGACGATGTGATGAAAGTACTAATAGCTTCAAGAAAGCAAGAAATGCACCAACTTTGGACAACATGTTCCCACCTTGTTGCCAAATCTGGACTCCCACCTGAAGTCCTTGCAAAGCACCTCCCCATCGACGTAGTCGCCAAAATCGAAGAGCTTCGTCTAAAAACCTCCTTAGCACGCCGCTCCTTAATGCCACTCCACCACCATCATCACCACCTCCACCACGACTTGGGCGACCTTGAGGACCAAAAAATCCGCCGAATGAGGCGGGCTCTTGACTCCTCAGACGTCGAACTAGTCAAACTCATGGTCATGGGAGAAGGACTCAACCTCGATGAAGCATTGGCATTACACTATGGAGTTGAGAATTGCAGCAGAGAAGTGGTGAAAGCCTTGCTTGAACTCGGTGCCGCCGATGTTAACTACCCTGCTGGACCATCCGGGAAATCTCCGCTTCATGTGGCCGCAGAGATGGTGTCGCCAGAAATGGTGGCGGTTTTGCTTGACCATCATGCGGACCCCACAGTTAGAACCGTTGATGGTGTGACACCTTTGGATATACTAAGAACCCTAACCTCTGATTTTCTCTTCAAAGGTGCTGTTCCTGGATTGACCCACATTGAACCAAACAAGTTAAGATTATGTTTGGAACTTGTTCAATCCGCAGCACTTGTTATGTCGCGTGAAGAAAACAATgctaataacaacaacaatgcATCTTCATCAGCAGCACCAATTTACCCTCCAATGAGTGAAGATCATAGCAGCAGTAGCAGTggaaataacaacaataataacaacaacaataacattgGTAACCTGAATTTGGATTCTAGATTGGTGTACCTCAACCTTGGTGCTGCCCGAATGGGAGGAggtggtgatgatgatgatagtggtCACAATAGTCATAGGGAAGCCATGAATCGTCAAGGTGGTGGATGTGACCCAACAATGTATCATCACTCTCATGATTTCTAAGCCTAGCTGTAAATGGCTAGAAATAGCTAAGTCAAAGTGGCACAAAAATTTCTAATATATAATTGAAGAAGTTGTTTTGAATTACACTGTTGATGATGGAAAATGGTTCAAAGAGAAGACAAGAAGATGATGGTTCATGCACAATGGACAAGAAAGAAGGACATGGATAGATATGGACATGAACACTGTTGGATGGATGGGGcataaaatttactttttcttttattgtttgttacttgaaattgaaattaaatgtaGTGTTCACTAATTAAGTCATTTCATTACActgttgtttttgtttttgtttttggctCTTTTGTCTATGTtggtattatttatttattttgtaggtCTTTTAAATGTTCAATCAGCATTTGAAGTGCGGTTTCATAGGAGATCGATATGAGGATAAAAGACAAGAGAATCTAAtcagtttattattatttttgggtgTAAAATGAAAGGGCGCATGGAGGAGACGCAGGTCAATCTTTTCAAACTACCATTTCATCTGTCAActcctttgttttttttttgtatattaacAAAGTTAGCTAATATCATTCCTATATCCATCTTTTTGTGAATGAATAATCCCTTTGGCTTTTGTAATATCAATTCTTGTCCCACTTTCTCCTAACCCAAATTAT
The genomic region above belongs to Cicer arietinum cultivar CDC Frontier isolate Library 1 chromosome 4, Cicar.CDCFrontier_v2.0, whole genome shotgun sequence and contains:
- the LOC101507060 gene encoding BTB/POZ domain and ankyrin repeat-containing protein NOOT2-like, translated to MSLEETLRSLSLDYLNLLINGQAFSDVTFQVEGRLVHAHRCILAARSLFFRKFFCGPDPPPGLDPTGGGSSRQSNPRPGVIPVNSVGYEVFLLLLQFLYSGQVSIVPQKHEPRPNCGERGCWHTHCSSAVDLALDTLAAARYFGVEQLALLTQKQLVSTVEKASIDDVMKVLIASRKQEMHQLWTTCSHLVAKSGLPPEVLAKHLPIDVVAKIEELRLKTSLARRSLMPLHHHHHHLHHDLGDLEDQKIRRMRRALDSSDVELVKLMVMGEGLNLDEALALHYGVENCSREVVKALLELGAADVNYPAGPSGKSPLHVAAEMVSPEMVAVLLDHHADPTVRTVDGVTPLDILRTLTSDFLFKGAVPGLTHIEPNKLRLCLELVQSAALVMSREENNANNNNNASSSAAPIYPPMSEDHSSSSSGNNNNNNNNNNIGNLNLDSRLVYLNLGAARMGGGGDDDDSGHNSHREAMNRQGGGCDPTMYHHSHDF